GAACCGTCACCGGCACGGGAACCGGAACCGGTACCGACGGCGGCCGGGTCTAAGCTGGCCCCGATGAACGGACCCGAGCAGCAGCGCCTCGCGCCACCGCCCGTGCGGCGGTGGCGGGCGTTGCTCGTACTCGGGCTGCTGGCCGGGCTGTTGGGCATGCACGCCCTGGCTCCCGCCGGTGCCGTTCACGAACACGCCGGGCCGCGGCACATGCGGACCGTCGCGGCCGACGCAGCCGCGGTCAGCGCCGTCGCGGTCAGCGTTGACGAAGACTGTCCCGGAGGCGACGGGCACTGCGGTGGCGGCGGCCACCTCCAGCACGCCGACCCGACCTGCGTGGCCGCGTCGGTGAGCGGCGCACCGGCTCAACCCGCCCTGGTTCCCGACCCGGTGGCCGTCCCAGTGCGCGCCGACGCCGTCCGCCCGTACGCGGTCGTGGCCCCGGACGGCGCAC
The Streptomyces sp. NBC_01485 genome window above contains:
- a CDS encoding DUF6153 family protein; translated protein: MNGPEQQRLAPPPVRRWRALLVLGLLAGLLGMHALAPAGAVHEHAGPRHMRTVAADAAAVSAVAVSVDEDCPGGDGHCGGGGHLQHADPTCVAASVSGAPAQPALVPDPVAVPVRADAVRPYAVVAPDGARAPPSLAELQLLRI